The following are from one region of the Stigmatella ashevillena genome:
- a CDS encoding FdhF/YdeP family oxidoreductase, whose amino-acid sequence MADTWNSGQAAKKGSSEELAARPSAQPPLEERPPDIEPAKEVAGGVPAVVSSLQHVFGQMGLVRGTQLLLKVNQKDGFDCPGCAWPDPDAHRTVTEFCENGAKAVAEEGTSARVTPEFFRQWSVEELSRQTDHWLGKQGRLTHPMVLNEGATHYEPLSWEEAFALVAEELNALGSPDEACFYTSGRTSNEAAFLYQLFVRQFGTNNLPDCADLCHESSGAALVETVGIGKGTVTLEDFDKAEAIFVIGQNPGTNHPRMLTSLQAAARRGCQIVSINPLPETGLNRFKHPQEPLQLLGPGTAINRLWLQVRINGDVALLQGLGKALLEEDAKFPGRVLARDFISQRTVGFEAYAAALRALSWDEVVEQSGVPREQILAAAEILARSEGTIFCWAMGLTQHRNAVANIQEVVNLALLRGSIGRPGAGLCPVRGHSNVQGDRTMGILEKPSAAFLGALGREFGFTPPQRPGLDTVATIRAMHEGQVKVLFALGGNFLSATPDTEFTAEALRRTRLTAHVSTKLNRGHLIHGRRALILPCLGRTERDTQAGGDQFVTVENSMGVVHASRGTVEPAASSLRSEPDIVASLARATLGARSRVDWAGGVEDYDRIRERISRVVPGFASFNQRVREPGGFYLPNGPREGRFTTPSGKAHFTVHPLPRIELGPGQLLMMTLRSHDQYNTTIYGLDDRYRGIRNGRRVVLMNPEDIRGLGLEEGQSVDLTSHFQGETRLAQRFVVVPYRIPRRCAATYFPETNVLVPIDSLAEKSRTPTSKSIVISVAPSQEWT is encoded by the coding sequence ATGGCGGACACGTGGAACAGCGGGCAGGCGGCGAAGAAGGGCTCATCGGAGGAGTTGGCGGCCCGTCCCAGCGCCCAGCCTCCGTTGGAGGAGAGGCCGCCCGACATCGAGCCCGCCAAGGAAGTCGCCGGGGGCGTGCCGGCGGTGGTGTCTTCGCTTCAGCATGTCTTCGGGCAGATGGGGCTGGTGCGAGGCACCCAACTGCTGCTCAAGGTCAACCAGAAGGATGGCTTCGACTGCCCCGGGTGCGCGTGGCCGGACCCGGATGCCCACCGCACCGTGACGGAGTTCTGCGAGAACGGCGCGAAGGCGGTGGCGGAGGAGGGCACTTCGGCGCGGGTGACGCCCGAGTTCTTCCGGCAGTGGAGCGTGGAGGAGCTGTCGCGACAGACGGACCACTGGCTGGGCAAGCAGGGGCGGCTGACGCACCCCATGGTGCTGAACGAAGGGGCCACCCACTATGAGCCGCTCTCGTGGGAGGAGGCTTTCGCGCTGGTGGCCGAGGAGCTGAACGCCCTGGGCTCGCCGGACGAGGCGTGCTTCTACACCTCGGGGCGCACCAGCAACGAGGCGGCGTTTCTCTATCAGCTCTTCGTCCGGCAGTTCGGGACCAACAACCTGCCGGACTGTGCTGACCTGTGCCACGAGTCCAGCGGCGCGGCGCTCGTCGAGACGGTGGGAATTGGCAAGGGGACGGTGACGCTGGAGGACTTCGACAAGGCCGAGGCCATCTTCGTCATCGGGCAGAACCCGGGAACCAACCACCCGCGGATGCTCACCTCGCTCCAGGCCGCCGCGCGCCGGGGGTGCCAGATCGTCAGCATCAACCCGCTCCCCGAGACGGGCCTCAACCGCTTCAAGCACCCGCAGGAGCCCCTTCAGCTCCTGGGTCCAGGGACGGCCATCAACCGGCTGTGGCTCCAGGTGCGCATCAACGGGGACGTGGCCCTGCTTCAGGGGCTGGGCAAGGCGCTGCTGGAAGAGGACGCCAAGTTTCCGGGCCGGGTGCTGGCCCGGGACTTCATCTCCCAGCGCACGGTGGGGTTCGAGGCGTATGCGGCGGCCTTGCGCGCCCTCTCCTGGGACGAGGTGGTGGAGCAGAGCGGGGTGCCGCGCGAGCAGATCCTCGCCGCAGCGGAGATCCTGGCGCGCTCGGAGGGGACGATCTTCTGCTGGGCGATGGGGCTCACCCAGCACCGCAACGCGGTGGCCAACATCCAGGAAGTCGTCAATCTGGCGCTGCTGCGAGGCAGCATCGGAAGGCCTGGCGCGGGGCTGTGTCCGGTGCGGGGCCACAGCAATGTGCAGGGCGATCGCACCATGGGCATCCTGGAGAAGCCCTCTGCTGCGTTCTTGGGGGCGCTGGGGCGTGAGTTTGGTTTCACCCCGCCGCAGCGCCCGGGGTTGGACACCGTGGCCACCATCCGGGCCATGCACGAGGGGCAGGTGAAGGTCCTGTTCGCCCTGGGGGGCAACTTCCTCTCCGCGACGCCGGACACCGAGTTCACCGCCGAGGCCCTGCGCCGGACGCGCCTCACCGCCCACGTGTCCACCAAGCTCAACCGGGGACACCTCATTCATGGACGGCGAGCGCTCATTCTTCCGTGCCTGGGGCGGACCGAACGCGACACCCAGGCGGGAGGAGATCAATTCGTTACGGTGGAGAACTCGATGGGGGTGGTGCACGCATCACGGGGCACGGTGGAGCCTGCGGCCTCCTCCCTGCGCAGCGAGCCGGATATCGTCGCTTCGTTGGCCCGGGCGACGCTCGGCGCGCGCAGCCGGGTGGATTGGGCGGGAGGGGTGGAGGACTACGATCGCATCCGCGAGCGTATCTCACGGGTCGTTCCGGGCTTCGCGAGCTTCAACCAGCGGGTACGGGAGCCGGGAGGCTTCTACCTGCCCAACGGACCGCGCGAAGGGCGCTTCACCACGCCCAGCGGCAAGGCCCACTTCACCGTGCACCCATTGCCTCGCATCGAGCTAGGCCCTGGCCAATTGCTGATGATGACCCTGCGGAGCCACGATCAATACAACACCACGATATACGGGCTGGATGATCGCTATCGGGGCATCCGCAACGGTCGGCGGGTGGTGCTGATGAACCCAGAGGACATTCGGGGACTCGGATTGGAGGAAGGGCAGAGTGTTGATCTGACGAGCCACTTCCAGGGAGAGACGCGTCTGGCGCAGCGCTTCGTGGTGGTGCCCTACCGGATTCCGCGCCGGTGTGCGGCGACCTACTTCCCCGAGACCAACGTGCTGGTCCCCATCGACAGCCTTGCCGAGAAGAGCCGCACGCCCACCTCCAAGTCGATTGTCATTAGCGTGGCTCCCTCTCAGGAATGGACCTGA
- a CDS encoding CheR family methyltransferase — translation MNRNTSAWDRRLEWLPLPAVRTLPDRVFRGYQQLIYREAGIFLGPAKRALLIGRLSHRLRELGALSAEAYLRRVEQDAAERVRLLDAICTHETCFFREPNHFEFLEQDVLPRWRAQGGTDQGTRTVRVWSAGCSTGEEPFSLAMLLRHWLPEREGWRLEILASDLSTRILAQARQAVWPQEKAADIPLEYLKAYMLKGTGAQEGWMKAGPELREQVCFQRVNLHAAFYPVQGRFDLLFCRNVLIYFDEASRHRAVQRLLGHLAPTGYLFLGHAESLIGRAHCVRAVVPTVYSASTPGPGEEARAGSR, via the coding sequence GTGAACCGGAACACCTCTGCCTGGGACAGGAGGCTTGAGTGGCTGCCGCTGCCCGCGGTGCGGACCCTCCCCGACCGGGTCTTCCGGGGGTATCAGCAGCTCATCTACCGGGAGGCAGGCATCTTTCTGGGCCCCGCGAAGAGGGCCCTGCTGATAGGGCGCCTGTCACACCGGCTGAGGGAATTGGGAGCGCTCTCCGCGGAGGCGTACCTGCGCCGGGTCGAGCAGGACGCCGCGGAGCGGGTGCGGTTGCTCGATGCCATCTGCACCCACGAGACGTGCTTCTTCCGGGAGCCCAATCACTTCGAGTTCCTGGAGCAGGACGTGTTGCCGAGGTGGCGCGCCCAGGGAGGGACGGACCAGGGGACGCGGACGGTCCGGGTGTGGAGCGCGGGCTGCTCGACAGGCGAGGAGCCCTTCTCCCTGGCCATGCTGTTGCGCCATTGGCTGCCGGAGCGGGAGGGGTGGCGGCTGGAGATTCTGGCCTCGGACCTGTCGACGCGGATCCTGGCGCAGGCCCGGCAGGCCGTGTGGCCTCAGGAGAAGGCCGCGGACATTCCGTTGGAATACCTCAAGGCCTATATGTTGAAGGGGACCGGCGCACAGGAAGGGTGGATGAAGGCGGGCCCCGAACTGCGCGAGCAGGTGTGTTTCCAGCGGGTGAACCTCCACGCGGCGTTCTACCCGGTGCAGGGGCGGTTCGATTTGCTGTTCTGCCGCAACGTGCTCATCTACTTCGATGAAGCTTCCCGGCATCGGGCCGTTCAGCGGCTGCTGGGGCACCTCGCGCCCACGGGCTACCTTTTCCTCGGCCATGCCGAGAGCCTGATCGGGCGAGCCCACTGTGTCCGTGCCGTGGTGCCGACCGTCTATTCGGCGTCCACGCCGGGGCCTGGTGAGGAAGCAAGAGCGGGGAGCCGGTGA
- a CDS encoding chemotaxis protein CheW has protein sequence MSSSSSSSSSSATTLSQYLSFFLEDEEYALGILQVKEIIEYSAVTRIPGAPPWLRGVTNLRGSVLPVVDLAVKLGLPPGKVSRRACIVVVEGVLRGEKIVMGLLIDTIGQVLDFTPEELEPLPAFGTPIPIDFLTGMGRVGSKFVLLLDIGRILGSQELQVAEALRTTDPAFERLSKRGLP, from the coding sequence ATGAGTTCATCGAGTTCATCGAGTTCATCGTCTGCCACGACCCTGTCGCAGTACCTCAGCTTCTTCCTGGAGGATGAGGAGTACGCGCTGGGGATCCTCCAGGTGAAGGAGATCATCGAATACAGCGCCGTGACGCGCATTCCCGGCGCGCCCCCGTGGCTCCGGGGCGTCACCAACCTGCGGGGCAGTGTGTTGCCCGTGGTGGATCTGGCGGTGAAGCTTGGGTTGCCCCCTGGCAAGGTCTCCCGCCGGGCCTGCATCGTGGTCGTGGAGGGGGTGCTCCGGGGCGAGAAGATCGTGATGGGTCTGCTCATCGACACCATCGGGCAGGTGCTGGACTTCACACCGGAGGAACTGGAGCCGCTGCCCGCGTTTGGGACGCCCATTCCCATCGACTTCCTCACGGGCATGGGCCGGGTGGGCAGCAAGTTCGTCCTGCTGTTGGACATTGGCCGGATCCTCGGCAGCCAGGAGCTTCAGGTTGCCGAGGCGTTGAGGACCACCGATCCCGCCTTCGAGCGTCTCTCCAAGAGAGGACTGCCGTGA
- a CDS encoding chemotaxis protein CheA, translating to MHPDDMEALRGIFRTEARELLMGMERAILMLESTQDPEVLKGLFRAVHTLKGNCLMMGFPDASELVHSVEDLLQMFVARTLPASASVVTLLLQSVDALRMLLGVPGEGRVAADVDPAVIQGRLMQTARAGGTAGEPPVLGKVRGVLPEALGELPAPERTLRVGLDRLDRLLDLTGEIAISRGRLTAMLEQAERHSPAELLEAHQETDRLYLDLQELVLKARLVPIGRAFQPFARTLWELGAATGKQVRLETGGEDVEVDTTVVELIRDPLTHLVRNAVDHGIELPGVRQARGKPPTGTLRIHARQEAGAIVVQVSDDGVGLNRERILQKARATGLLGPNEERDDAELFQLIFAPGFSTAERITELSGRGIGMDVVWRNIEMLRGSISIETREGAGTSFTLRLPLTLSIIEGFCVGVGEDTYVLPLENVFECVELPLEERGTGATGLLHLRGHALPYLRLREHFAAEGPRPERESVVIVGHGRDFRAGLAVDSLLGQAQTVIKPLSKLFQHLPGLSGSAILGTGRVALVLDVSSLLRSLLPRPFIRVA from the coding sequence ATGCATCCCGACGATATGGAGGCGCTGCGCGGCATCTTCCGCACCGAGGCGCGGGAGCTGCTCATGGGGATGGAGCGCGCCATCCTCATGCTCGAGTCCACCCAGGACCCGGAGGTGCTCAAGGGGCTGTTTCGCGCCGTCCACACCCTCAAGGGCAACTGCTTGATGATGGGGTTCCCGGACGCCTCCGAGCTGGTCCACTCCGTCGAGGATCTGCTTCAGATGTTCGTGGCGCGCACCCTCCCAGCGAGCGCGTCCGTGGTCACCCTGTTGCTTCAGTCGGTGGATGCGCTCCGCATGTTGCTCGGGGTGCCTGGGGAGGGGCGGGTGGCGGCGGATGTCGATCCCGCGGTCATCCAGGGGCGGCTCATGCAGACGGCCCGCGCGGGGGGCACGGCCGGCGAGCCTCCTGTCCTGGGGAAGGTGCGGGGGGTTCTCCCCGAAGCGCTCGGAGAGCTTCCGGCCCCGGAACGGACATTGAGGGTGGGGCTGGACCGGTTGGACCGGCTGTTGGATCTGACAGGAGAGATCGCCATCTCGCGGGGTCGGCTGACGGCCATGCTGGAGCAGGCGGAGCGCCATTCCCCGGCGGAACTGCTGGAGGCGCATCAGGAGACGGACCGGCTGTACCTGGACTTGCAGGAGCTGGTGTTGAAGGCACGGCTGGTGCCCATTGGCAGGGCCTTTCAACCCTTCGCGAGAACGCTGTGGGAGCTGGGGGCCGCAACGGGCAAGCAGGTGCGGCTGGAGACGGGTGGCGAGGACGTGGAGGTGGACACCACGGTGGTGGAGCTCATCCGGGATCCCCTCACGCACCTGGTGCGCAACGCGGTGGACCATGGCATCGAGCTGCCGGGAGTCCGTCAGGCGCGAGGCAAGCCTCCCACGGGGACTCTGCGCATCCACGCCCGGCAGGAGGCCGGTGCCATTGTCGTCCAGGTGTCGGACGACGGGGTGGGGCTGAACCGGGAGCGCATCCTGCAGAAGGCCCGGGCGACAGGGTTGCTGGGGCCGAATGAGGAGCGGGATGACGCGGAGCTGTTTCAGCTCATCTTCGCGCCGGGGTTCTCCACCGCCGAGCGCATCACCGAGCTGTCCGGCCGGGGCATCGGCATGGACGTGGTGTGGCGCAACATCGAGATGCTGCGGGGCTCCATCTCTATCGAGACGCGGGAGGGCGCTGGGACGTCCTTCACCCTTCGGTTGCCGCTGACCCTGTCGATCATCGAGGGGTTCTGCGTGGGCGTGGGCGAGGACACCTATGTCTTGCCCCTGGAGAACGTCTTCGAGTGTGTCGAGCTTCCTCTCGAAGAGAGGGGCACCGGTGCCACCGGGCTGCTCCACCTGCGGGGCCACGCGCTGCCGTACCTGCGGTTGCGCGAGCACTTCGCGGCCGAGGGCCCCCGGCCGGAGCGCGAGAGTGTCGTCATCGTGGGACATGGGCGGGATTTCCGGGCCGGGCTCGCGGTGGATTCGCTGCTCGGGCAGGCGCAGACGGTCATCAAGCCGCTCAGCAAGCTCTTCCAGCACCTGCCGGGGCTCTCGGGCTCCGCCATCCTGGGCACGGGCCGGGTGGCCCTCGTGCTCGATGTCTCTTCGCTCCTTCGCAGCCTTCTGCCGAGACCCTTCATCCGCGTGGCCTGA
- a CDS encoding GAF domain-containing protein → MSTVSQKVSSFRPRTAAALQRLTASTQPSQVLEVMGEIVSQLIGCEEYALLAVDPGGRCFAHITSMGLTREHLQSLLPLQGILGQVALGGVPHFRGRTSSAGASAHEEGLTACVPVRRGERIYGVLALFRLLPQKWGLEEEDLELLTLFSENGVGAFAGGASTLPPEQAVAPAPSSPPGVRTLYLHPGDIFTSSTPSEVTTILGSCIAVSLWDSHLRRGGLSHFLLPRAPALQAPSIRYGDLAIPTLVEQLSRLGCQRQHLQAGMFGGAILEGPGPETGASLGQRNAQLARTLLKELDIPLVAEDVGGAFGRKLRFRTEDGTVMLKTLRGG, encoded by the coding sequence ATGTCGACTGTCTCCCAGAAGGTTTCGTCCTTCCGCCCCCGGACCGCCGCCGCGCTCCAGCGGCTGACGGCCAGCACCCAGCCGTCCCAGGTCCTGGAGGTCATGGGGGAGATCGTCTCGCAGCTCATCGGCTGTGAGGAGTATGCGTTGCTGGCGGTGGATCCCGGGGGCCGGTGCTTCGCGCACATCACCTCCATGGGGTTGACGCGAGAGCACCTCCAGAGCCTCCTGCCGCTCCAGGGCATTCTGGGCCAGGTCGCGCTCGGGGGCGTCCCTCACTTCCGGGGACGGACCAGCTCGGCAGGCGCGAGCGCGCACGAGGAGGGGTTGACCGCGTGTGTTCCCGTCCGGAGGGGAGAGCGCATCTACGGGGTGCTCGCCCTCTTCCGGCTGCTTCCCCAGAAGTGGGGGCTCGAGGAGGAGGACCTCGAACTGCTGACCCTCTTCTCCGAGAACGGCGTGGGGGCCTTCGCGGGGGGAGCGTCCACGCTGCCGCCCGAGCAGGCCGTGGCGCCAGCGCCTTCCTCTCCGCCGGGGGTCCGCACCCTCTACCTCCATCCGGGAGACATCTTCACCTCCAGCACGCCCTCCGAGGTGACCACCATCCTGGGCTCGTGCATCGCCGTGTCCCTGTGGGATTCGCACCTGCGCCGGGGGGGGCTGAGCCACTTCTTGTTGCCCAGGGCTCCAGCCTTGCAGGCTCCCTCCATCCGCTATGGGGATCTGGCCATCCCCACGCTGGTGGAGCAACTGTCGCGCCTGGGGTGCCAGCGGCAGCACCTGCAAGCGGGTATGTTCGGGGGGGCGATCCTGGAAGGTCCCGGGCCGGAGACAGGAGCGAGCCTGGGCCAGCGCAACGCCCAGTTGGCCAGGACGCTCTTGAAGGAACTGGACATTCCCCTCGTCGCTGAGGACGTGGGAGGGGCCTTCGGCCGCAAGCTACGCTTTCGCACCGAGGATGGGACGGTGATGCTCAAGACACTGAGAGGTGGGTGA
- a CDS encoding response regulator produces MSTQKKILLVDDSPTVLLMERLLLQGEPYALLSASNGKEAIKAALAQQPDLILMDVVMPGMDGFEACRILRADEVTRATPIILVTTKASMEHVERGYESGCSDYVTKPFNGNELRAKIENFLGR; encoded by the coding sequence ATGTCCACTCAAAAGAAGATCCTGCTGGTTGACGACTCACCCACCGTCCTCCTGATGGAGAGGCTGCTCTTGCAAGGAGAACCTTACGCCTTGCTGAGCGCCAGCAATGGCAAGGAGGCCATCAAGGCCGCGCTCGCGCAGCAGCCCGATCTCATCCTCATGGACGTGGTGATGCCGGGCATGGACGGCTTCGAGGCGTGCCGGATCCTCCGCGCCGATGAAGTCACGCGCGCCACGCCCATCATCCTGGTGACGACGAAGGCGAGCATGGAGCACGTGGAGCGGGGCTACGAGAGCGGCTGCAGCGACTACGTCACCAAGCCATTCAATGGGAATGAGTTGAGGGCGAAGATCGAAAACTTCCTGGGACGCTAG
- the hutU gene encoding urocanate hydratase — MSRVIRAPIGNTLSCKGWVQEAALRMLMNNLDPDVAERPEDLVVYGGTGKAARDWPSFDRIVSSLQSLTDEETLLVQSGKPVGVLRTHPDAPRVLLANSNLVGRWATWEHFHELEQKGLMMYGQMTAGSWIYIGTQGILQGTYETFAQAGRMHFGSADLSGRLVLSGGLGGMGGAQPLAATMNNAVFLGVEIDPHRAQRRVETRYLDVVAQNLDEALALVKEAQSKRVGRSIAIIGNAASVFRELYRRGITPDLVTDQTSAHDPLNGYIPADLSLEAAAELRRRAPEEYVRRARETMGVQVQAMLDFQRAGSHVFDYGNNLRGQAQLGGKENAFEFPGFVPAYIRPLFCEGMGPFRWVALSGDPADIRRTDEAVLELFPEKESLRRWIQMAQQRVAFQGLPARICWLGYGERARAGLAFNELVRKGEVKAPIVIGRDHLDCGSVASPNRETEAMRDGSDAVADWPILNALVNAVNGASWVSFHHGGGVGMGYSLHSGQVIVADGTPEAARRIERVLTSDPGMGVLRHADAGYPEALTVAHERGVKIPGVTV, encoded by the coding sequence ATGTCCCGTGTCATCCGCGCCCCCATTGGAAACACCCTCTCTTGCAAGGGCTGGGTCCAGGAGGCCGCGCTCCGGATGTTGATGAACAACCTCGATCCTGACGTGGCCGAGCGTCCGGAGGATCTCGTCGTCTATGGAGGGACGGGCAAGGCCGCGCGCGACTGGCCCTCGTTCGACCGCATCGTCTCCAGCCTTCAGTCCCTCACGGACGAGGAGACCCTGCTCGTCCAATCCGGCAAGCCCGTGGGCGTGCTGCGCACCCACCCCGACGCCCCCCGCGTGCTGTTGGCCAACTCGAACCTGGTCGGCCGCTGGGCGACCTGGGAGCACTTCCACGAGCTGGAGCAGAAGGGGCTGATGATGTACGGCCAGATGACGGCCGGCTCGTGGATCTACATCGGCACGCAGGGGATTCTTCAGGGCACCTACGAGACGTTCGCCCAGGCGGGCCGCATGCACTTCGGCTCGGCGGATCTGTCCGGGCGGCTGGTGCTCTCGGGAGGCCTGGGTGGAATGGGGGGCGCACAGCCGCTGGCGGCCACCATGAACAACGCCGTCTTCCTCGGCGTGGAGATCGATCCGCATCGCGCGCAGCGCCGTGTGGAGACGCGCTACCTGGATGTCGTCGCCCAGAACCTCGACGAGGCGCTGGCCCTGGTAAAGGAGGCCCAGAGCAAGCGCGTGGGCCGCTCCATCGCCATCATCGGCAACGCGGCCTCGGTGTTCCGGGAGCTGTACCGCCGAGGAATCACCCCCGATCTCGTCACGGACCAGACGAGCGCACACGATCCGCTCAACGGCTACATCCCCGCGGACCTCTCGCTGGAGGCCGCCGCGGAGCTGCGCCGGCGGGCGCCCGAGGAGTACGTGCGCCGGGCCCGGGAGACGATGGGGGTGCAAGTGCAGGCGATGCTGGACTTCCAACGCGCCGGCAGCCACGTGTTCGACTACGGCAACAACCTGCGGGGCCAGGCCCAACTTGGAGGCAAGGAGAACGCCTTTGAGTTCCCAGGCTTCGTGCCGGCCTATATCCGCCCCTTGTTCTGTGAGGGGATGGGGCCCTTCCGCTGGGTGGCGCTCTCGGGAGATCCCGCGGACATCCGCCGCACGGACGAGGCCGTGCTGGAGCTGTTCCCGGAGAAGGAGTCCCTGCGCCGGTGGATCCAGATGGCGCAGCAGCGCGTGGCCTTCCAGGGCCTGCCGGCCCGCATCTGCTGGCTGGGCTACGGCGAGCGGGCCCGGGCGGGGCTCGCCTTCAACGAGCTGGTGCGCAAGGGCGAGGTGAAGGCGCCCATCGTCATCGGAAGGGATCACCTGGACTGCGGCTCGGTGGCCTCGCCCAACCGGGAGACCGAGGCGATGCGCGATGGCTCGGACGCGGTGGCCGACTGGCCCATCCTCAATGCGCTGGTGAACGCGGTGAATGGCGCCTCGTGGGTGTCCTTCCACCATGGAGGCGGCGTGGGCATGGGCTACTCGCTGCACTCCGGACAGGTCATCGTCGCGGATGGCACCCCGGAGGCGGCGCGGCGCATCGAGCGGGTGCTCACCTCGGACCCGGGCATGGGCGTCCTGCGGCATGCGGACGCGGGCTACCCGGAGGCCCTCACCGTGGCCCATGAGCGAGGGGTGAAGATCCCCGGTGTGACCGTGTGA
- the hutI gene encoding imidazolonepropionase translates to MEPLELLVRNTSEVLTVEGSHREPAERALTPHPRASVGVRGGRVAWVGPEAQLPPGAVGAGTQVLDAGGMFVGPGFVDPHTHLVFAGERASEFDLRCQGATYLQIAQAGGGIVSTVRATRAASEEELIRLALPRLQRLLDYGVTAAEVKSGYGLDLESELKMLRVVRRLGPLTPVELVPTLLCAHAVPEEFKGRREDYVELCVQEILPAVAQEGLARFCDIFVEQSAFTPDEARRLLIAAKALGLRPRLHGDQLTSGGGAELAAELGAATVDHLEHVSEAGIRALAEADVTAVLVPTSTLFLRMRPYAPGRKLRDAGVNVALGTNVNPGSAMTENLPLAMGLACLENGLTAAEVYWAATRGAALALNLPSQGRLAVGDKADLVIFSCSNHQHLPYHLGVNHAHTVLKEGRVVARMGTANCS, encoded by the coding sequence ATGGAACCGCTGGAGCTGCTGGTCCGAAACACCTCCGAGGTGCTCACCGTCGAGGGCTCCCACCGTGAACCGGCCGAGCGCGCCCTCACCCCCCATCCGCGGGCCAGCGTGGGGGTGCGCGGCGGGCGGGTGGCGTGGGTGGGCCCCGAGGCGCAGTTGCCCCCCGGCGCCGTGGGTGCCGGGACCCAGGTCCTGGATGCCGGGGGCATGTTCGTGGGCCCGGGCTTCGTGGATCCCCACACGCACCTGGTGTTCGCGGGCGAGCGCGCCTCGGAGTTCGATCTGCGCTGCCAGGGCGCCACCTACCTTCAGATCGCCCAGGCCGGTGGCGGCATCGTGAGCACCGTGCGGGCCACGCGGGCCGCGAGCGAGGAGGAGTTGATCCGGCTGGCACTCCCCCGCCTCCAGCGCCTGCTGGACTACGGGGTGACGGCCGCGGAGGTGAAGAGCGGCTACGGGCTGGACCTGGAGAGCGAGCTGAAGATGCTGCGCGTGGTGCGTCGGCTGGGGCCACTCACGCCGGTGGAGCTGGTGCCCACCCTGCTGTGCGCCCACGCCGTGCCGGAGGAGTTCAAGGGCCGCCGTGAGGACTACGTGGAGCTGTGCGTCCAGGAGATCCTCCCCGCCGTGGCCCAGGAGGGGCTGGCCCGCTTCTGCGACATCTTCGTCGAGCAGAGCGCCTTCACGCCGGACGAGGCCCGCCGACTCCTCATCGCCGCCAAGGCCCTGGGACTCCGGCCCCGGCTGCATGGCGATCAACTCACCTCGGGCGGAGGCGCGGAGCTGGCCGCCGAGCTGGGCGCGGCCACGGTGGACCACCTGGAGCACGTGAGCGAGGCCGGCATCCGCGCGCTGGCCGAGGCGGACGTCACCGCCGTCCTTGTCCCTACCTCCACCCTCTTCCTGCGCATGCGCCCCTACGCCCCGGGCCGCAAGCTGCGCGATGCGGGCGTCAACGTTGCTTTGGGCACCAACGTCAATCCAGGTTCAGCGATGACGGAAAACCTTCCCCTGGCCATGGGGCTTGCCTGCCTGGAGAACGGGTTGACCGCGGCCGAGGTGTATTGGGCAGCCACCCGGGGGGCGGCCCTCGCCTTGAACCTTCCCTCTCAAGGAAGGCTGGCGGTGGGAGACAAAGCCGACCTGGTTATTTTTTCGTGCTCAAACCATCAACATTTGCCCTACCACCTTGGAGTGAATCACGCGCACACGGTGTTGAAAGAAGGCCGTGTGGTGGCTCGGATGGGCACGGCAAACTGTTCTTAA
- a CDS encoding class II glutamine amidotransferase: MCRLFGFRSAVPTAVHPSLVTEKNSLVIQSREHKDGWGIAAYGAEALPRVAHGVGPAHSDPDFHRVSSLVSSHTVVAHVRLASVGAVEMRNSHPFLHGRWSFVHNGTLRDFPEHQKAIESLIHPELRVNIRGTTDSERCLYLFLTRLSAQSPLETPARVEDVARALAETMQLVAGFTDKPGQNRSAMNFLVTDGQVMVATRRHRSLFISDGRRSATCKGTSLRSGTRLEQLIIASEVLCGNQTGWDEVSEEEIIGVDGQLVLHRWPLAELAPAR; encoded by the coding sequence ATGTGCCGCCTGTTTGGATTCCGCTCCGCAGTTCCCACGGCTGTTCATCCTTCGCTGGTGACAGAGAAGAACTCGCTCGTCATCCAGTCACGTGAGCACAAAGATGGTTGGGGAATCGCCGCCTACGGGGCGGAAGCGCTTCCCCGGGTGGCTCACGGCGTCGGTCCCGCCCACAGCGATCCCGACTTCCACCGCGTGAGCAGTCTGGTGTCTTCCCATACGGTGGTGGCGCATGTCCGCCTGGCCTCCGTGGGAGCGGTGGAGATGCGCAACTCGCACCCCTTCCTGCACGGCCGTTGGTCGTTCGTGCACAACGGCACGCTGCGGGACTTTCCCGAGCACCAGAAGGCCATCGAGTCGCTCATCCATCCCGAGCTGCGCGTGAACATCCGCGGAACGACGGACTCCGAGCGCTGCCTCTATCTCTTCCTCACGCGGCTGTCCGCGCAGAGCCCCTTGGAGACTCCCGCGCGGGTGGAAGACGTCGCCCGCGCACTCGCCGAGACGATGCAGCTGGTTGCGGGCTTCACGGACAAGCCTGGACAGAACCGGTCGGCGATGAACTTCCTCGTCACGGACGGACAGGTGATGGTGGCCACGCGCCGCCACCGCTCGCTCTTCATCAGCGATGGCCGCCGCTCCGCGACCTGCAAGGGCACTTCCCTGCGGTCCGGAACACGGCTCGAGCAGCTCATCATCGCCAGCGAGGTGCTGTGCGGCAATCAGACCGGCTGGGACGAGGTCTCCGAGGAGGAGATCATCGGCGTGGACGGCCAGCTCGTCCTGCACCGGTGGCCGTTGGCGGAGCTCGCCCCGGCGCGTTGA